The Sulfurimonas aquatica genomic sequence TTCTACTATATGTTCTGTACAATCAACATCATCGGGCCATTCGCGCTTATATCCATCAAAAGAGTTTTTATTTGTTCCATCTATGCCAACCATTAAACCTGACACATATATATCACGTAGGGCGTCTATATTATTTGTTACACGCCATATAAGCATATAAGAGTTTAATACATCATTTTTCTTTACATCTACAAAAACTACAATTCTTAGATTTGGACTCAATGTAATTAAAGCATCAAAACATTCACGAATATTTCTTGTTTTGTTTACTGTGATAACTGTGATAGGATTTTTTGTTCTTCTCATATACTGATGAAGAGCAACAGCTTCTGGTATCAACTCTTTTATCTTTAAAAGTAACTCTGCATCTCCGAGTAAATTTGGAGCTTCAACTACATTTGCAGCAGTTGCATCTATACCTAATTTTCCCCCAACTAATGTTTCAGGTGATGAGTGGTCAAGTGCATCCAAAATTCCCTCTGTTATAAACATAGATTTTGGGGCAAACCTATTTAAAACATAAGTAGCAAATGACTCATAGTTATCAAGTTTAGGTGCATTTTCATCCACAAATATTGCATGTTTTACAAAACTCATCTGCCCTGCACCCCAAAAAGCATGCATAAACTGTTTTGCATGACCCTTATATAGAGGCTGCATTTTTGCAAGTATAAGATTATGAAAACCCGCATTTTCTGGCATATGATAGTCTAGCAAATCAGGTGTAGTAGTTTTTAAAAGAGGAAAAAATATCTTTCCAGTAGCCCAACCCATATACTTATCTTCAAGCGGTGGCTTACCTACAACTGTTGCTAGAAAAGTTCTATCTTTTTTCATACTAATTGCACTTACATTCATTACAGGGTACTGTTCTTCTAGAGTATAGTAACCTGTATGATCTCCAAATGGACCTTCCACTCTTAACTGTTCAGTATCCACCCAACCTTCAATTACATAATCAACATCATTAGGAATATAGAGGGGTGTAGTTAAGGACTTAACAAGCTTTGCAGGTGTTTTTGTAATAAGGCCATACATTAGTAACTCATTAACACCATAAGGTAGAGGAGCAGTTGCACACCAAGTATATAGTGGATTACCTCCAATAGCAACACTCACCGGCATTTTTTTTCCAGCTTTTTGGTATTGGTCAAAAAAATGTGAACTATCTTTATGAATCTGCCAGTGCATTCCAAGATGATTCTTATCATAGACTTGAAGTCTATACATACCAAGATTTACCATTTCACCATCAAGACTTTGAGTATATACTTGACCCATGGTAATAAAGGGACCACCATCTTGCTCCCAAGTTGTGAGGACAGGTATTTTTGTTAGATCTACTTCGTCATCTAGGTATTTAATCTCTTGACAAGCACCTTCTCCTTTAAGCTTTTTAGGGAAAATATTTTTTAAAGAGAAAAGTTCACCCGCCATTGATATCTTATTCATAAAACCTGAAGGTGGT encodes the following:
- a CDS encoding menaquinone biosynthesis decarboxylase, with translation MKKTINLLKENDEIRIIEDELDIYLEIPHLAYAEVKKKDGGKALLFTNVVDKKNDKKFEEPVLMNIFGSYKRCELLFGRSIESVADEITKLLHMKPPSGFMNKISMAGELFSLKNIFPKKLKGEGACQEIKYLDDEVDLTKIPVLTTWEQDGGPFITMGQVYTQSLDGEMVNLGMYRLQVYDKNHLGMHWQIHKDSSHFFDQYQKAGKKMPVSVAIGGNPLYTWCATAPLPYGVNELLMYGLITKTPAKLVKSLTTPLYIPNDVDYVIEGWVDTEQLRVEGPFGDHTGYYTLEEQYPVMNVSAISMKKDRTFLATVVGKPPLEDKYMGWATGKIFFPLLKTTTPDLLDYHMPENAGFHNLILAKMQPLYKGHAKQFMHAFWGAGQMSFVKHAIFVDENAPKLDNYESFATYVLNRFAPKSMFITEGILDALDHSSPETLVGGKLGIDATAANVVEAPNLLGDAELLLKIKELIPEAVALHQYMRRTKNPITVITVNKTRNIRECFDALITLSPNLRIVVFVDVKKNDVLNSYMLIWRVTNNIDALRDIYVSGLMVGIDGTNKNSFDGYKREWPDDVDCTEHIVEVLKSKKLWDLEERLNNKFQL